The Deltaproteobacteria bacterium genome has a segment encoding these proteins:
- a CDS encoding response regulator has translation MSAKILVVEDDRIDRMIAVQALGKHFDVDQAADGLEGLEKATEGSYDLIMLDVEMPEMNGGEMLRALRDKGVETPVILLTGEVRTSVIGELMSYGISNYIVKPVPPHELVAKATLMLKETLNANDSDETKTELKALAELGLQVLLVDDMEQVEESLQEHLPGGVMLRAARTKDAAAEQIHLEPWDFVLVDMEMPQVDTVELALSLKSQCASARVIGLFLRDASYAKDDARRYGLDGHIYKPFDERDIRVLLSDHRRQGQRLVAVEGNVMSFAEFPEDSEEHQDHLSRVLVIAQEHCRLVAAGCYSEVILSLSSNPPQECLSKLIQALKIYCEGLGLRLGADEEVSPEVLGVLKELGLVSSGDDKEIEAEAKVEEEPKVEDG, from the coding sequence ATGAGCGCTAAGATTTTGGTTGTTGAAGATGACCGCATAGACCGGATGATAGCGGTCCAAGCTTTAGGCAAACATTTCGACGTGGACCAAGCGGCGGATGGTCTGGAGGGTTTGGAAAAAGCCACCGAAGGCTCGTACGACCTCATCATGCTCGATGTGGAAATGCCGGAGATGAATGGCGGTGAAATGTTGCGGGCGCTTCGTGACAAAGGTGTTGAGACACCCGTGATTTTGTTAACGGGAGAAGTACGCACGAGCGTCATCGGTGAGCTGATGAGCTATGGTATTTCCAACTATATAGTGAAGCCGGTTCCTCCTCATGAGCTCGTTGCAAAAGCAACCTTGATGCTTAAGGAAACATTGAACGCAAACGATTCTGATGAAACCAAGACTGAACTCAAGGCGCTTGCCGAACTGGGACTGCAGGTTCTTTTGGTGGACGATATGGAGCAAGTGGAGGAAAGCCTACAGGAGCACCTCCCCGGCGGCGTTATGCTTCGTGCCGCGAGGACGAAAGATGCAGCTGCCGAGCAAATTCATCTAGAGCCATGGGACTTTGTATTGGTTGATATGGAAATGCCTCAAGTCGACACAGTTGAGCTTGCACTTTCGCTGAAGTCTCAATGTGCATCAGCCCGAGTAATTGGGCTATTCCTTAGAGATGCTTCCTACGCAAAAGATGATGCCCGGCGCTACGGGTTAGATGGCCACATTTACAAGCCATTTGACGAGAGAGATATTCGTGTCCTGCTATCGGACCATCGCCGCCAAGGACAACGCCTTGTAGCAGTTGAAGGCAATGTTATGAGCTTTGCGGAGTTTCCGGAAGACTCGGAGGAGCATCAAGACCACCTGAGCCGCGTGCTGGTGATTGCGCAGGAGCACTGCCGACTGGTTGCGGCGGGCTGTTATTCTGAAGTGATCCTGTCGCTTAGCTCGAATCCACCTCAAGAATGTTTGTCGAAGCTTATTCAAGCCCTGAAGATTTATTGCGAGGGTTTGGGACTTCGTCTTGGAGCTGATGAGGAAGTGAGCCCTGAGGTTTTGGGTGTGCTCAAGGAATTAGGCCTTGTTTCTTCTGGGGATGATAAAGAGATCGAGGCTGAAGCTAAGGTAGAAGAGGAACCTAAGGTAGAAGACGGCTAA
- the glgB gene encoding 1,4-alpha-glucan branching protein GlgB, whose translation MSILTNEDLYYWKNGQHDRLYELLGAHPCSSQSPKSMCRTWAPHAQTVSVVGDFNNWESGADPLELGDGGLWAGWVDGLADGGLYKFAIQSPTGEINFKADPYARMHESAPNTASIVQSDAYAWGDDAWLQKRVERDHQKSPISIYEVHLESWMRCGPGGESYKSYREVALPLALYVKELGFTHVEFLPLLEHPFGGSWGYQVTGYFSPTSRFGTPQELKALVDTLHQHNIGVILDWVPAHFPFDAHGLAQFDGEALYEYSDPKRGYHPDWNTAIFDYGRPEVRSFLISSAHMWIDQFHFDGIRVDAVASMLYLDYSREEGQWIPNQFGGNHNLEAIELLKTLNQTLHSRFPGVLTIAEESTAFDGVSRPVEQGGLGFDFKWDMGWMHDTLAYFEKEPIHRKHHQHNLTFRMVYAYSESFMLPLSHDEVVHGKKSLLNKMQGDLWQQFANLRLLLANMFAQPGKKLLFMGTELGMRQEWQHEQPLPWPSSDEPLCMGLRRLIQDLNKLYQSHPALYQCDAEPGGFQWLDFKDCEQSVTSFIRLADNGSNPLVVIFNHTPEVRHDYRIGIPEGGNWQEALNTDAAHFGGSALTNPGYLVPEPIHSHGHSQSLSLTLPPLGAIFMTLNDGVLS comes from the coding sequence ATGTCGATTCTCACAAATGAAGATTTATATTACTGGAAAAATGGCCAACATGACCGTCTCTATGAACTATTAGGAGCGCACCCCTGCAGCTCTCAAAGTCCCAAAAGTATGTGCCGAACCTGGGCACCTCACGCCCAAACAGTCAGTGTCGTTGGCGACTTTAACAATTGGGAATCAGGTGCTGACCCTCTTGAGCTTGGCGACGGCGGGCTCTGGGCAGGCTGGGTAGATGGTCTCGCCGATGGAGGCCTTTACAAATTTGCCATCCAAAGCCCAACCGGTGAGATAAACTTCAAGGCAGATCCTTATGCGCGCATGCATGAATCGGCTCCAAACACCGCATCCATTGTACAATCCGACGCTTATGCCTGGGGCGATGATGCTTGGCTTCAAAAGCGAGTAGAACGCGACCATCAAAAAAGCCCAATTAGTATTTACGAAGTCCATCTCGAAAGCTGGATGCGTTGCGGTCCAGGAGGTGAGTCCTACAAGAGCTACAGGGAAGTCGCGCTGCCACTGGCCCTATATGTAAAGGAGCTTGGGTTTACCCACGTTGAATTCTTGCCTCTTTTGGAGCATCCCTTTGGAGGCTCGTGGGGCTACCAAGTGACCGGCTACTTTTCACCCACGTCTCGTTTTGGAACGCCTCAAGAGCTTAAGGCGCTCGTGGATACTCTTCATCAGCATAATATCGGAGTTATTCTCGATTGGGTTCCCGCGCATTTTCCTTTTGACGCTCACGGCCTCGCTCAATTCGATGGTGAAGCTCTTTACGAATACTCTGACCCAAAGCGGGGCTACCATCCAGACTGGAACACTGCCATCTTCGATTACGGCCGACCCGAGGTCCGCTCGTTTTTGATAAGCAGTGCTCATATGTGGATTGACCAATTTCATTTCGACGGCATTCGTGTGGATGCAGTCGCCTCTATGCTTTACCTCGATTACTCCCGAGAAGAGGGTCAGTGGATCCCCAACCAGTTCGGGGGCAACCACAACCTCGAGGCGATCGAGCTCTTAAAAACTTTAAATCAAACCCTTCACAGCCGATTTCCAGGCGTACTCACCATCGCAGAGGAATCTACTGCCTTTGACGGAGTGTCTAGGCCCGTAGAGCAAGGCGGACTTGGCTTCGACTTCAAGTGGGATATGGGATGGATGCACGACACCCTCGCCTATTTCGAAAAAGAACCCATCCACCGCAAACACCATCAGCATAATCTCACCTTCCGTATGGTCTATGCGTATTCTGAATCCTTCATGCTGCCTCTCTCCCATGATGAAGTGGTCCACGGCAAAAAATCGCTGCTTAACAAAATGCAGGGTGACCTCTGGCAGCAATTTGCCAACCTGCGACTTCTCCTCGCCAATATGTTCGCTCAGCCAGGTAAAAAACTCCTATTCATGGGAACTGAGCTGGGAATGCGGCAAGAATGGCAGCACGAGCAACCCCTTCCCTGGCCGTCATCAGACGAGCCGCTCTGCATGGGACTTCGCCGCCTGATCCAGGATCTCAATAAGCTCTATCAGTCCCATCCAGCCCTTTATCAGTGTGACGCTGAGCCCGGTGGGTTCCAGTGGCTTGATTTCAAAGACTGCGAACAAAGTGTCACAAGCTTTATTCGCCTGGCTGATAACGGCTCGAACCCACTCGTTGTTATTTTCAATCACACGCCAGAAGTAAGGCACGACTACCGAATCGGCATACCAGAAGGGGGCAACTGGCAAGAGGCACTGAATACAGATGCCGCTCACTTCGGAGGCAGTGCCCTTACAAACCCGGGCTATCTTGTCCCCGAACCCATCCATTCCCATGGCCACTCTCAGAGCCTCAGCCTGACGCTGCCGCCGCTTGGGGCAATCTTTATGACCTTGAACGATGGAGTCCTCTCATGA
- the malQ gene encoding 4-alpha-glucanotransferase, with amino-acid sequence MKYVCIHGHFYQPDRTNPITGQIEPESSAAPYQNWNDRIFSECYGVNASTPIVTGTQNNYRHLSADFGPTLLRWMEKSRPRTYAAIIDSQHPQGAQERDNGNMMAQGYHHAILPLANANDIETEITWGIRDFEHRFGTIPHGFWLPETAANTEVLAALLRLGVEYVVLSPNQAESIRTPQGQEYFASELSPTELSQRPYLVDTLEGQMTVFFYHGGLAQAVAFDGALANGESFAQTIIAETQTCENDSLLHFATDGESYGHHHAFGHLALGHLIHSLEQSDDVELTSYTTYLKQHPPEWTASIKENSSWSCAHGLGRWEKFCGCHTGANEHWQQDWRAQLRETLNWLRDVINPVFLKMASKLLKDPWKARNDYIKIILTPDQEVRRDFLKNHLKSPVCHRGIEETVFGLLETQRHLLNMYTSCGWFFDDVAGLEPLQNIRHALEAARLASEYLKLDLETDLRLKIDAINSNEPGHYKHEIAALFQKQKNNVTTQSTTRKAGVLLHLSSLPGEYGIGDLGAEARQFVDWMVTAGITVWQFLPLGPIEENGACYSSWSSLSGNPWLVDLRDLKNQGLLTDSELKSLQRGAQAHVDFQDIGTHKERMLEIAAARFLEKPDHPWQTHWETFKNKSPWAERAGLFRYLKKKNQGKPWWLWPMADRKPTEKHLASQTQAGQNEILVWMVLEFFFERQYNSLRQYCEARSIELLGDVAMYVAGDSVDVWIQQDLFELNEHGEAASVAGAPPDAFNADGQRWGNPIYNWEAMEQQDYRFWKERFQRGFEHADRLRFDHFRGLAAYWKIPASAPTASGGSWVQGPGKKLFTAITEDLGELPLIVEDLGDIDDAVCELRDTLAYPGMTVLQFGFDEQQPNEHTPCNYRPQSIVYTGTHDCATTLGWWQEQPESVRDRVRRYCSSDGNDIVWDMIRMAMAAVSQTAIIPMQDILGLDDESRMNTPGTIEGNWSWRLGPNSLQEADHRRLKSMIELFGRANRS; translated from the coding sequence ATGAAATACGTTTGCATCCACGGACACTTTTACCAGCCAGATAGAACCAACCCCATTACCGGACAAATTGAACCGGAATCATCGGCAGCACCTTATCAGAATTGGAACGACCGCATTTTCTCAGAATGCTACGGGGTGAATGCCTCAACCCCCATCGTTACCGGAACTCAAAATAACTACCGCCACTTGAGCGCAGACTTTGGTCCAACCTTATTGCGATGGATGGAGAAAAGTCGGCCTCGAACCTACGCTGCGATCATCGACAGCCAGCATCCCCAAGGTGCACAAGAACGTGACAACGGTAATATGATGGCTCAAGGCTATCACCATGCAATTCTTCCTTTAGCCAACGCCAACGATATTGAAACCGAAATAACATGGGGTATCCGTGACTTCGAACACCGATTTGGCACCATCCCACACGGGTTCTGGTTACCAGAAACTGCAGCCAACACCGAGGTTCTAGCAGCATTGTTAAGACTGGGTGTTGAGTATGTCGTTCTATCGCCAAATCAGGCAGAGAGTATTCGTACGCCCCAGGGGCAGGAATATTTTGCGTCAGAGCTCTCGCCAACCGAACTCAGCCAGCGCCCCTACCTTGTGGATACGCTTGAAGGGCAGATGACCGTATTCTTCTACCATGGTGGACTCGCTCAGGCTGTGGCCTTCGACGGAGCCTTAGCCAACGGCGAATCTTTCGCCCAAACAATTATCGCTGAGACCCAAACCTGCGAGAACGATAGCCTCCTCCATTTCGCTACCGATGGTGAAAGTTACGGACATCATCATGCTTTTGGCCACCTCGCTTTAGGTCATTTGATTCACTCGCTTGAACAAAGCGATGATGTGGAACTCACCTCGTACACAACCTACCTAAAACAACACCCACCCGAATGGACCGCATCGATTAAAGAAAACTCTTCATGGAGTTGCGCGCACGGCTTGGGCCGGTGGGAAAAATTCTGTGGCTGCCACACAGGTGCAAACGAACATTGGCAACAAGATTGGCGAGCCCAACTTCGTGAAACTCTCAATTGGTTACGCGACGTCATCAATCCGGTGTTTTTGAAGATGGCCAGCAAGCTACTGAAAGACCCCTGGAAAGCGCGCAACGACTACATCAAGATCATTCTGACGCCCGACCAAGAAGTACGACGTGATTTTTTAAAGAACCATCTAAAGAGCCCGGTATGTCACCGAGGTATCGAGGAAACAGTTTTCGGCTTACTCGAAACGCAGCGGCATCTCTTAAATATGTACACAAGCTGTGGATGGTTTTTCGATGATGTCGCCGGGCTTGAGCCATTACAAAACATACGCCACGCATTGGAGGCCGCGCGCTTGGCTTCTGAGTATTTGAAATTAGACCTGGAGACTGACCTTCGATTGAAAATCGATGCAATCAACTCCAACGAACCCGGGCACTACAAGCATGAGATCGCCGCGCTCTTTCAAAAACAAAAAAACAACGTGACCACCCAAAGCACCACTAGAAAAGCCGGTGTCTTATTACACTTGAGTTCGTTGCCGGGTGAATACGGAATAGGTGACCTGGGCGCTGAGGCGCGGCAATTCGTTGACTGGATGGTCACCGCAGGTATTACAGTCTGGCAGTTCCTTCCCCTCGGACCCATCGAAGAAAATGGGGCATGCTACAGCTCCTGGTCTTCACTTTCCGGCAACCCATGGCTGGTTGATTTGCGAGATCTAAAAAACCAAGGCCTCCTAACTGACTCTGAACTCAAGAGTCTTCAGCGCGGGGCACAAGCGCATGTAGACTTTCAAGATATTGGCACCCACAAAGAGCGCATGTTGGAAATTGCGGCTGCGCGGTTCTTAGAGAAACCTGACCACCCCTGGCAAACACACTGGGAAACCTTCAAAAACAAATCACCATGGGCCGAGCGGGCGGGCTTATTTAGATATCTTAAGAAAAAGAACCAAGGTAAGCCATGGTGGCTCTGGCCCATGGCCGATCGTAAACCCACTGAAAAGCACCTCGCCAGCCAAACGCAGGCAGGTCAAAACGAGATCTTGGTCTGGATGGTTTTAGAGTTCTTTTTCGAACGTCAGTACAATTCACTTCGCCAATATTGCGAAGCAAGATCCATCGAGCTTCTCGGTGATGTTGCAATGTACGTTGCCGGCGACAGTGTTGACGTATGGATTCAGCAGGATCTCTTCGAGCTTAACGAGCACGGCGAGGCCGCAAGTGTAGCTGGTGCGCCTCCGGATGCGTTCAACGCCGATGGTCAGCGGTGGGGCAACCCGATTTACAACTGGGAAGCCATGGAGCAACAAGATTACCGTTTCTGGAAAGAGCGTTTTCAAAGAGGCTTCGAACATGCTGACCGGCTTAGGTTTGACCATTTCAGAGGGCTAGCTGCCTACTGGAAGATTCCAGCATCTGCGCCAACGGCAAGTGGCGGCTCTTGGGTTCAAGGACCTGGAAAAAAGCTATTCACTGCCATCACTGAGGACCTCGGTGAGCTACCGCTGATAGTGGAGGATTTAGGCGACATCGATGACGCCGTTTGTGAACTGCGTGACACCCTCGCGTATCCTGGGATGACGGTGCTTCAATTTGGGTTCGATGAACAACAACCCAACGAACATACGCCGTGTAACTACCGTCCCCAAAGTATTGTTTACACCGGCACGCACGATTGCGCGACAACACTTGGCTGGTGGCAGGAGCAGCCAGAAAGTGTTCGAGACCGTGTCCGAAGGTATTGTAGTAGTGATGGCAACGACATTGTGTGGGATATGATAAGAATGGCAATGGCAGCGGTATCTCAAACTGCAATCATTCCGATGCAAGACATCTTAGGTCTGGATGATGAATCGAGAATGAACACACCCGGTACCATTGAAGGAAACTGGTCCTGGCGTCTGGGCCCGAACAGCCTCCAAGAAGCAGACCATCGGCGTTTGAAAAGTATGATTGAGCTCTTTGGACGGGCCAATCGCAGTTAG